A genomic segment from Neisseria perflava encodes:
- a CDS encoding DedA family protein encodes MISTLIDFILHIDQHLVHLSAQYGPWIYVILFVVIFCETGLVVTPFLPGDSLLFAAGGIAAIGGMNIHVMVLLLLAAAILGDAANFMIGKYFGQKLFANPDSKIFRRSYLEKTHAFYEKHGGKTIIIARFVPIVRTFAPFVAGMGDMHYATFIRYNIIGAVLWVLSFSYAGYFFANIPVVKNNLGLVMAAIIVISILPAVVEVVRAKLNAKK; translated from the coding sequence GTGATTTCTACCCTTATTGATTTCATCCTCCATATCGACCAACACCTTGTCCACCTCTCCGCCCAATACGGCCCGTGGATTTACGTGATTTTGTTTGTTGTGATTTTCTGCGAAACCGGTTTGGTTGTAACGCCATTTTTACCCGGCGACTCGCTGCTGTTTGCTGCCGGCGGTATTGCGGCCATCGGCGGCATGAACATCCACGTCATGGTATTGCTGCTCTTAGCGGCCGCCATTTTAGGCGATGCGGCCAACTTTATGATTGGCAAGTATTTTGGACAAAAACTGTTTGCCAACCCGGATTCCAAAATTTTCCGTCGTTCATATTTGGAAAAAACCCATGCGTTTTATGAAAAACACGGCGGCAAAACCATCATCATTGCCCGCTTTGTGCCGATTGTGCGGACGTTTGCGCCATTTGTCGCCGGTATGGGCGATATGCACTACGCGACGTTTATCCGTTACAACATTATCGGCGCGGTGTTGTGGGTATTGTCGTTTTCCTATGCAGGCTACTTCTTCGCCAATATCCCCGTCGTCAAAAACAATCTGGGCTTAGTCATGGCGGCAATCATCGTGATTTCGATTTTACCTGCGGTAGTCGAAGTCGTCCGCGCCAAACTTAACGCCAAAAAATAA
- a CDS encoding MBOAT family O-acyltransferase, whose translation MPLLSIEFAVFFIVFLPLYWAFARLPQVQNVLLLVAGLGWLYRIDPIFAALILVYSSVVYLVSVLMFSENEHIRKFWLGCGILAALTVLCFFKYFDFFRPIIQQYTGQSAVIDILLPLGLSYYTFQSLAYLVYCYREPKGERFEWHELLLHLSFFPTITSGPIIRAAAFKSIDGEQAGALVQIRTKQARQLIYPALAVGLIMLGIAKKWWLAGVLAEGWVSPVFENPAQFDGWGVLSAIYGYTFQLFFDFSGYSDLVIGLAMLLGFQLPKNFAAPLRAINIRDFWDRWHISLSTWIRDYIYIPLGGSKKGFGRTQLNLMIAMLLSGIWHGYGWSFLIWGALHGAALVFLNCGDKIVGRNALGRLKIGKPLAWLFTFHFVCFAFVVFNSATLADTEMLFSALFANDKGWNAPLPTDLMLLGAFAMMLLLYPYLLRLFEASVKGLDKLPAWLWFIPITLILALIIVFAPSGIPGFIYANF comes from the coding sequence ATGCCGTTGTTGTCTATTGAGTTTGCGGTATTCTTTATCGTATTTTTGCCGCTGTACTGGGCATTTGCACGTTTGCCGCAAGTTCAAAACGTTTTACTTTTGGTTGCCGGACTGGGCTGGCTTTACCGTATCGACCCCATCTTTGCCGCGCTGATTTTGGTTTACTCGTCTGTGGTTTACCTGGTCAGCGTGCTGATGTTTTCTGAAAACGAGCATATCCGCAAATTTTGGCTGGGTTGCGGTATTTTGGCGGCATTGACTGTTTTGTGTTTCTTCAAATACTTCGACTTTTTCCGCCCGATTATTCAGCAATATACAGGACAAAGCGCCGTCATCGACATCCTTTTGCCTCTGGGCTTGTCTTATTACACTTTCCAATCGCTGGCTTACTTGGTGTATTGCTACCGTGAGCCTAAGGGAGAGCGTTTTGAATGGCACGAGCTCCTACTGCATCTGAGCTTCTTCCCCACCATCACATCCGGCCCGATTATCCGTGCAGCCGCTTTTAAAAGCATAGATGGCGAACAAGCAGGCGCATTGGTGCAAATCCGCACCAAACAGGCACGCCAGCTGATTTATCCGGCTTTGGCGGTTGGCCTGATTATGTTGGGCATTGCCAAAAAGTGGTGGCTTGCCGGCGTATTAGCGGAAGGTTGGGTATCGCCTGTTTTTGAAAATCCGGCTCAGTTCGACGGCTGGGGCGTTCTGTCTGCGATTTATGGCTACACCTTCCAACTCTTTTTCGACTTTTCCGGCTACTCAGATTTGGTCATCGGCTTGGCCATGCTGCTCGGCTTCCAACTGCCGAAAAACTTTGCCGCGCCGCTTCGCGCCATCAACATCCGCGACTTCTGGGACAGATGGCATATCAGCCTGTCCACTTGGATTCGCGACTATATCTATATCCCTTTGGGCGGCAGCAAAAAAGGCTTCGGCCGCACCCAGCTCAATCTGATGATTGCTATGTTGCTTTCCGGCATTTGGCATGGCTATGGCTGGAGCTTTTTAATTTGGGGCGCGCTGCACGGTGCGGCTTTAGTATTCCTTAACTGCGGCGATAAAATCGTCGGCCGCAATGCCTTAGGCCGTCTGAAAATCGGCAAACCGCTTGCCTGGCTGTTTACTTTCCATTTCGTTTGTTTCGCTTTTGTCGTGTTCAACAGCGCAACGCTTGCCGATACGGAAATGCTGTTCAGCGCATTATTTGCCAATGACAAAGGTTGGAACGCGCCTCTGCCGACCGACCTCATGTTGCTGGGTGCATTTGCGATGATGCTTTTGCTGTACCCGTATTTGCTTCGCTTATTTGAAGCATCGGTAAAAGGCTTGGACAAACTGCCTGCATGGCTGTGGTTTATCCCCATCACGCTGATCCTCGCCCTGATTATCGTCTTCGCCCCGTCCGGTATTCCCGGCTTTATTTACGCCAACTTCTAA